The Calothrix sp. PCC 7507 DNA segment TTCCATCAAATCAGCCGCCTTCCTGAGAATATCAGCGCGTTGTTTAGCTGGAGTCTTCCGCCAACCAGGAAACGCCGCCTTAGCAGCAACCATCGCCTGTTCAGCCTGTTCCACGCTAATCAACCCCACCTTCCCAATCACCTCACTAAAATTCGAGGGATTGAGAGAATCAATTACCTCAGAAGTATTAACATACTCCCCATTAATTAACGGTAGATATGTCTTACCCAACTCCCGACGGACTTTTTGAAAAGCCTGCGCCGCCTTTTGTCTTGCCTCCTCCTCAGCATAATCAGTATCTGCCACACCCGCAAAACCTGCACCCTCTTCTTTGCGCCTCTGCGTCTCTGCGTGAGACTCTTGGATAATCGGCGCCGCCAAAAGTTCCTCAACCGGCCGATTCTCCAAATTTTGCCGCAAGAAAGAACTATTAGCCGTATTTTCCAACAACCGCCGAATTAGATAAGCCATCCCCGGCAACAATTCACCATAAGGACAATACACCCTTACCCGATAACCCTGATCAACCAAAGCCTTAGCCAGCTTATCACCCATGCCATATAACACCTGCATTTCAAAACGGCGGCGGGGGACATTCAAGCTTTCAGCGATCGCTATAGCCCGTGATTGCGATCGCACGTTATGACTACCAATAGCAGCATACACATATTGGTGATTTTCTAACAACAATTGAGTAATCGTTTCAAAGTTGGCATCACTGGCAACCTTATCGTTATAAACTGGTTGTGGCCAATGCTTCTGCGCTGCTTTGATAGTTTCTTGATCCCAATATGCGCCTTTCACCAACCGGATGGTTAAAGGATAACCGCGCTGTTTCAGCCAAGTAATCAAGTCTTTAGCATCTTGTTCGCTATCACGCAGATATGCCTGGATGGTAACACCAATATCTGTCCGTTGCCTAAACTCTTCTTCCAGTAACAGCTTTTTGAGGATGCTGAAAGTGATATCTTTGTAAGCGTACTGTTCCATATCAAAATGGACAGCCGCGCCTAACTCTTGGGCACGTCTTAAAAGAGTGCGAATGCGATCGCTCACTTTCTCCTCACTACCCTGAGCATCTAACGGGTCAAATTGCGAATAAAACGCCGTTAACTTCACAGAAACCTGGACTTTTGGTAGCTGTTCGCCATCTGCGACATCAATAGCCGGAATTGTTGTCCAATTTTTTGACGCTTCCACCAATTGTTGCATCAATTCCAGGTAGCGTTCCAAATAAGACTGCGCTTCTGCTTCTGTAATTACCGCTTCACCTAGTAAGTCGATGGTGAAAGCCATTTTGTCTTTACGCAGTCGTTCGACGGTTTTGATGACTTGTTTAATATTTTCCCCAGAAATATACTTATAAGCCAGAGTTTCAACGGCTGTATTTACAGTTGTCGCCGCAACTTGTCCTGGCACAGAATCGGGGTTAGCAAAATTCAGCATCCCCTTGAGGGCTGCGGGTAACTCTACAGATTCATCTCCTAAATATTCTTGCAAATGTGCAGCAATTTCTGATTTACTACGTAAAGCAGGCAAAGTGTCGATAAAACGAAATAATTGCACCCGCAATCCAGGATTGCTCATTGCCCAGGCAAGTAATTTATCATCCCAGCGCATTTGATCGCGCAGGGAAGCCAAAAACGAGCGATTCTCCTGAGTTGCTGAGAGAATTTTTCTAGCAATTTCTTGAGTTTTAGCTTCGTATGTGCTGCTTTGTACTTGTAAAACCACTGATAATAAACTCCTTAATTTTAGGACATGGGGCATGGGGCATGGGGCATAGTCCTCAATTTTCCTAGCCCTGTATCCTCATAGCCAATACCCAGTTTCTCGAAAGTATGTGTCTTCTATTGTGACGCTTACATTTTGCTGTCACCACATCCCAGCAACTCAAAGTTGAAAATAGCGACACATAACAATGCTTGGTGAATATCGTCTAGCAACACCTTTGCAAGAGTGATTTTCACTGCGGCGAATGGAACTTTATTAAAATGATAATCATTATTGCAAGGTGGCTGTTAAGTAGCGATCGCCAAAACAATATCTTGTAATAGTGATGTGAGTCACAATTTCTGGTTGACGTTGCAAAACTTTACAATTAGGATGGTAGACGGCAGAACTTAGTAAGTATTTATTCTCATGAATACTCAAAATTTCAGATTTAGGAGGCAAAGAAAGTTTACAAAAGTAAGAATTCCTTAATATAATGTAATTAAAAGCGAAACCAAAAATCTATTGTCAGAAGTAATGAATGCTATGGAATTTCCCTGGCTAACAGCCATAATCCTCTTACCCCTGGTGGCATCCTTAGCCATCCCCCTCATCCCAGATAAAGAAGGTAAAACTGTCCGCTGGTATGGTCTGGGAGTAGCCCTAGCCGACTTTGGCTTAATGATTTACGCCTTCTGGCAACACTACGACTTCCAAACCTCTACACTCCAACTAGTAGAAAACTATCCTTGGGTACCGCAGTTAGGTTGGAATTGGTCAGTAGCAGTTGACGGTTTGTCAATGCCCCTAGTGTTACTAACCGGCTTAATTAACACCCTCGCAATATTCGCGGCTTGGAAAGTTACCACCAAGCCGCGTTTATTTTATGCCTTGATGTTAGTGATGTTCAGCGCCCAGTTAGGCGTGTTTGTCGCTCAGGATTTACTCTTGTTCTTCCTGATGTGGGAAATTGAGTTAGTCCCTGTGTACTTGCTAATTTCCATCTGGGGTGGACCAAATCGCCGCTATGCAGCCACCAAGTTCATCATTTACACAGCCGCTGCATCAATATTTATTTTGATTGCTGGGTTTGCAATGGCATTCTCCGGAGATACCGTCACCTTCAACATGGCATCTCTGGGAATGAAAGAATATCCCAAAGTTTTTGAACTGTTAGTTTACGCTGGTTTCTTAATTGCCTTCGGTGTCAAGCTGCCAATTTTCCCTCTCCACACTTGGCTACCTGATGCCCACGGTGAAGCATCTGC contains these protein-coding regions:
- the pruA gene encoding L-glutamate gamma-semialdehyde dehydrogenase gives rise to the protein MVLQVQSSTYEAKTQEIARKILSATQENRSFLASLRDQMRWDDKLLAWAMSNPGLRVQLFRFIDTLPALRSKSEIAAHLQEYLGDESVELPAALKGMLNFANPDSVPGQVAATTVNTAVETLAYKYISGENIKQVIKTVERLRKDKMAFTIDLLGEAVITEAEAQSYLERYLELMQQLVEASKNWTTIPAIDVADGEQLPKVQVSVKLTAFYSQFDPLDAQGSEEKVSDRIRTLLRRAQELGAAVHFDMEQYAYKDITFSILKKLLLEEEFRQRTDIGVTIQAYLRDSEQDAKDLITWLKQRGYPLTIRLVKGAYWDQETIKAAQKHWPQPVYNDKVASDANFETITQLLLENHQYVYAAIGSHNVRSQSRAIAIAESLNVPRRRFEMQVLYGMGDKLAKALVDQGYRVRVYCPYGELLPGMAYLIRRLLENTANSSFLRQNLENRPVEELLAAPIIQESHAETQRRKEEGAGFAGVADTDYAEEEARQKAAQAFQKVRRELGKTYLPLINGEYVNTSEVIDSLNPSNFSEVIGKVGLISVEQAEQAMVAAKAAFPGWRKTPAKQRADILRKAADLMEQRRAELSAWIVLEVGKPVKEADGEVSEAIDFCLYYAAEMERLDKGVIYDVSGETNRYIYQPRGIAVVISPWNFPLAIACGMTVAALVAGNCTLLKPAETSSVITAKLTEILIEAGIPKGVFQYVPGKGSQVGAYLVSHPDTHVIAFTGSQEVGCRIYAEAATLKPNQRHLKRVIAEMGGKNGIIVDESADLDQAVIGVVQSAFGYSGQKCSACSRVIVLEPIYDTFVKRLVEATKSLNIGETELPSTQVGPVIDANARSRILEYIEKGKAESQLALELPAPPQGYFVGPVIFSEVPPNGIIAQQEIFGPVLAVIRVKNFQEALEVANGTNYALTGGLYSRTPSHIQQAQTDFAVGNLYINRNITGAIVGRQPFGGFNLSGVGSKAGGPDYLLQFLEPRTVTENIQRQGFAPIEGVD